Below is a genomic region from Elephas maximus indicus isolate mEleMax1 chromosome 22, mEleMax1 primary haplotype, whole genome shotgun sequence.
TATGTTGCAGGTGGACAAACTAGAGGTCTCAGAGAGTCTACATCTGCAGGAGCAGCATGTGGTGGAGTCCACTGCTCTTGTGTTGGGTAGGTGGCACCCTCTGGAGAGATGGGGTTGGACAGGGTAGGGGCGGGAAGGCCCTCTCTGGCTGCCAGGTGTGGAGAAGGTAAGTGTAGCCAGGATGTGTGAGAGGCACAGCCTTGTGTCCTCTCTGCTCCGGGGCACCTGCCTTTTTGAGGACTTGCCTGCCTGCTCTTGTGCCTGGCACCTGCCCAGCGGTGAGCTGCTGCTGTGTCCCTACCAGCTGGTCCCCAGGCAGCAAGGCTGTGGCTGGCCTGTTCTGGGAGGAGGGCTTTGCACAGACCTTGGAGGGCCTGGCTCTTGAGTAGATGGGTTTGGTGGGGCCCACTCTATAGAGCTGCTGTTTGGCTCTTAGACTGCGCTGAGGGGACCGATGCAACATGCATCAGGGGTGTCATGAGCATGCAGCATGTGAGCCTAGCCTTGAGTCTCCTCTGCCACGTGTCTTCCCTGTGCTCCATGTGCCCACCCACCACCAATGTCATCTGATTTTCTTAAGATTTTGATGGGCATGAGTGAGCTGATTGAGCTCAGTAAGTGTCCCATAGCCTGCCCCAGAACAGCTGCACCCCCTCCTTGCCTCCAGGCACCTGCTGTCCCGGGTCAGGGCTGGTCTGGACCCTGGCCCTTGGGCCCCTGACTGGTCTGGGTCAGCCAAGAGCAGCCCACAGCTCTGCTCACCTCCTGCTCCCCCTTTCCGGCCAGCAGCTAATGCTGTGAGCCAGCTGCAGACCCCGCCCCTGCTGGCTTCGCCTGTGGGCGGGCCGCTGCTCCAGCCTTCCTTCGCCCACCTTCCCCTGTTCAGCTTCAATGATCTCAGTCGCCACACCCCCTCTACCGAGTTATTAACCTCTGCAAGGAGTGTGTCCACACTAAAAGTGCAGAGGACCCCTCCATGGGAGGCGGGGACACCTGGAATTGTTATTTTGCTGAGGCGGAAGGATTGCAGCCTCTGAGCCAGGACCAGAGCCTGGGGAGGCCAGGCCAGGCACTAACTTCCCAGGAAGACCAGCGTCTGGGAGGTCAAAGCCTCAGGCTGAAGCCGGGGTTCCTAGGGAGAGCCTTGTCTGCAAGAATTCCCTGACATTTGTGGGACGGGTACCCTCTTCACCCTCATCCTGGGCAGAGCTACCCCTCTCCAGGCCATTTTGCAGACCCTACAAGAACACTTACTGTATGGAGATACCGGGCTGTAAAACGGCCGTGTGCCTCCTGTGGGTCATGAATATTAAAAAGCAGTTTATCAAGGCGAAGTTGCTATGTGTGTGCTCGGTGCTTGCCGGGGGTCTTGGGAGCGAGAGGAGACGCAAGCAGGCAGCCCATTAAAAGATGTGCTGGGATCTGGAGGGGTGTACTGCTCCTGCTCAGGTCTCTCCCGGACCACGCTTTCTGCACGGAGCTCTGAATGCTACCTGCGATGCCTTGATGTCTCCCCAAGGCCAGACCTTCATTAGCAGGCATGGGTTAACCCCACGTGTTCTGGGGGAGGGTCTACTCCTCTCCCGATCGGACCAGGGGCGGTGTCGCTGCTCTGAAGGGTTCCTGTCGCACAGAGCCCGAAGTTTCTAGCACGATACCGAAGCTGCACTTTGACCTACTGCGCCTGCCCCGCTCCGCCCCGCGCTCTCGGTTCTCTGGGGGCCCAGGCGCGATCATTGGCTGCGCCGCGGTCCCGCCCGGGCCCCgccctggcctcagtttccctgccgGCACGGGGCGGGACGGGGGCGGGGCCCGGCTCGGGCCACGCGGGGCGGAGACCCGGGAGCCGACGCGCTGCCCCGCCCCCCGGACCATAACTCCCtgccgctgctgccgccgccgccgcggacGGAAAGCCGAACGCCGGGGGCTCGGACCCGAGGCCGCCCGGGTGCCCTGCCTCCTCGTTCGCCATGGCGGTGCCCCCCATCTCACGGAACCCCCGCATCCTGGCGGCTGCCGCGCCCGCGCCCGGAAAGGCCAAGCTGACGCACCCAGGGAAGGCGATCCTAGCAGGTGGGCCGCAGACCCCTGCCCGCTCCGGCTGCCCTTGCTTCCGTGTGGGCTAGCCACGCGAGGCCCCGCCCCACTTCCGGGTCGGGCGGGCGGCCGGGCGGGGGTGCGGCTCCGAGCCAAGGAGCTCGGGCCGCTTTGCGGAGCCTTTAGAGCCCGGGCCGGTGAGGGGCGAAGTCCTGGGCGGGTGAGGCGTAGCGCGGCGGCGGGTCTCAGGACTTGGTCCCCGCAGGCGGCCTGGCTGGCGGCATCGAAATCTGCATCACGTTCCCCACTGAGTATGTGAAGACGCAGCTGCAGCTAGATGAGCGTTCACATCCTCCGCGGTACCGGGGAATCGGTGAGGAGGGGCGCGGCGGGCGCGGCGGGGCCTGGCGGTGCAGCGCAGCGCAGCGAGGGGCGCTGACCACCCGCTCCTCCCCCAGGGGACTGCGTACACCAGACGGTCCGCAACCATGGCGTTCTGGGCCTTTACCGTGGTCTTAGCTCTCTGCTCTATGGTTCCATCCCCAAGGCGGCGGTCAGGTGAGGCCGAGTCTGGGCAACGTGGGAGGGGGCCGCCGCCCCGACTGTGGCCACCTTAcatcccctcccctctcccaggTTCGGCATGTTCGAATTCCTCAGCAACCATATGCGCGACTCCCAGGGACGGCTGGACAGCACGCGCGGGCTGCTGTGCGGCCTAGGCGCCGGGGTGGCTGAGGCCGTGGTGGTCGTGTGCCCCATGGAAACCATCAAGGTGGGGAGTGGTCGCAGTGCTGGGCTGGGGACTGCAGGGGGACGCTGGGGCAGGAGATGAAGGAGGAGCTGCTCTGTGCGCTCGAAAGGTTTGTAGGCAAGTGGAAGACTTAAAGGtttctaaaaaataattttgtacaCAGGTAACGTAAGGTAACACGTGTTTGCTGCTGAAACCTGCAAAAGTGGTAGTAGATTCCTTAGCAAAGTGGGCCTCTTCTCGGTCTGGGTTCTTAAtctgttctgtgtcctatagTAACAGGACAGTGCTGTCTCCAGGCGAAAAGCTGAATCCAACCCTGGCCTGACGTTAGGCTCAAGGGGCCAGGTTGCCTGCCAGCTGGTGGCCAGGGGCAGCTCTTGGTGACCTCAGGACCAGCGCCTTTGCTTCCTTCTCAGGTGAAGTTCATCCATGACCAGACCTCCCCCAAACCCAAGTACAAAGGATTCTTCCATGGGGTCAGGGAGATTGTGCGGGAGCAAGGTGAGCCAGTCATGGAGGGCCAGGGACCTCTCCCTGGCTGGAGGAGGCTGCAGTCACCCCACTCTTGGTTGGGGGGCACTAACGTAACCCCGTCTCTGTTCCTGCCCTAGGGCTAAAGGGCACATACCAGGGCCTCACAGCCACAGTGCTGAAGCAGGGCTCCAACCAGGCCATCCGCTTCTTCGTCATGACCTCTCTGCGCAACTGGTACCGAGGTGCGTCTGTCACTCCAACCCCCAGACACTCAAGACTGCACCTATTCCCTGTGGGCCCCCCAGCCAGGGCCCCACACTCCATTGCGCCCCCACCTTCATAGGCCTTGGCCCAGgctcctccccactctgctctgccACCCCTCAGAGCTCTGACCCACTTGTTCTCCATCACCCCTTGACTGCAACCCCCACTGCCACCCAGGAGACAATCCCAACAAGCCAATGAACCCACTGGTCACTGGGGTCTTCGGAGCCATCGCAGGTGCTGCCAGTGTCTTCGGGAATACTCCACTGGATGTGATCAAGACTCGGATGCAGGTGGAGCGGGGAGCAGATGAAGAGTGTCCACAGGGGGAGGGGACCAAGTGGAGGGCTGGCCACCAAGCAGTGCTTGCATCCTTGTATCTGGCAGGGCCTGGAGGCTCACAAATACCGGAACACCTGGGACTGTGGCCTGCAGATCCTAAGAAATGAGGGGCTCAAGGCGTGAGTGACAAGGGAGGGCTGttgtccccacccctccctggccTTCTACCTGGACATCACCTCATAGCCCGGGCCTGCCTCACACCCTGGGGActctttccttcagttcttttccCCTTCCTACAGGAACACTCTTTTCATGACCACCTTCCTTCTTTGCTCACCATATGTCTTTCCCAGGTTTTACAAGGGCACTGTCCCCCGCCTGGGCCGGGTCTGCCTGGATGTGGCTATTGTGTTTGTCATCTATGATGAAGTGGTAAAGCTGCTTAACAAAGTGTGGAAGACTGACTGAGCCTGGCACCTGCATAGGGACCCCGAGTGCCTCCAAACCAGCCCACACATCTCACGTAATTCCAGTGCAGCGTGCCAAAAGGCCTCTCCCTGCGTCCTTCGAGCTCTGTGGCCTGTGATCTGGCCTGTGTCTGTCCCCGTGGCCCTTGAGTCCATGTGTCCCATAGCGTTGTGTGTGCTCTGCGGTCTGTGTGACACTGCTACTGTGTCTAGTCAGGCCATGGCTTGGGTATTCCTGTGGCCTGTGAATCTGCCCACAAGTCCCATGAGCTTGCTCCTGAGCTGTGTGCCTGTGTCTTGTGTTCAGTGTTGTGTGACCCTGTGTCCTGCATCCCAGGGTGCCCACGTGGCCTGGGTCTGTGGCCCCTGTAGCCATGGCCTGGTCCCAGTCCGATGCCTTTCACCGCGAGTGGTAAGGGCACCCTGCCCCAGCCTACCACAGCTGCCTCCGGGCCTTGGCCTGGTCTCACCGCATTCCAGGGGCTGCGTCCCCCCTGCTTCTGCCACTGGCCTTAACCGGCCTTCGGGCCCTTCCTCTGCCCAGGACAGGGTGGCACCTGCCACTCTCAGGACCACCCTCCCAAGGCAAAATAAACCGGATTCTGTTTCAGCTTCCTGTCCCTGCTTTCCTGTGTGGGCACATCTGTAGGTGGGCAGTGACAGGCATTGTTCCCTGAGGACAACAAGGTAGGGGGGTGGGGTACTGGGGAGGACAGCTGCTGCCACAGCATCAGTTCCAAGAGATTCTCAGGCCAAGGAGGATCTGGGCTCTGCCTGGCTCTCCGTGTGACCTGTTGGGTACGAGGCCAGTAGGTGCCTGGCAGGCAGCACCGAGTGATCAGTGAGGACTGGCCCAGGATGTTCATTTCCTGGGGTAAAGCCAAGGGGGTGGGGTTGACTCTCAGCCTACTGTATAGCCACCTCCTTAACTCCCTTCATGCTCTGTGAAGGACTGCTGGGTACAGGAGAGGCGGACATGCTGAGGCTTTGATATCCAGCCAGTGCAGTGTGGGAGTGTTTAGCTTCTGGCTCCCAGAGGCTCTGAGTCAGCCCTTGTTCCTTCACCCAGGCTGGACATCAGCTGCCTTGAGGCAGGAGGGAGCCAGCCCTGTACCCCTGAACCTCAGAGAAGGTGGACCCCCAGCTGGAGCCTCCCAGGGACCAGGCCCAGGCGCAGAGCCAAGCTGGTGGGTCCCTGTGGCCAgggcccctcctccccaccccaagtCATGGCAGAGCCAGGGTTACAGCACAAGGGTTCTGACTGTGAGGACAGGCATCTTCATGTCTAAGTGACTGGCAAGAGAGCTTGGCTCAGATGAGGAATAACTTCAGTTTTGGGAAGGGCCACGCCTCCTCTACCCATAACACTGCTCCCAGGAGCGATTGTCACTTGGACTGCTACAAAATGGGGAAAATCTGGGGATAGGGCCTTTGGGTGCTCCTGTGGGGCAGGCCTGCTGGCTGCTTCATGCTCTCAGGACGCTCCTGGCCCCGGCTGCAGTAGACATGGAAGGGCCAGACAGCAAAGCTGGGCCACATTGAGAAGGGGTGCCAGAGCTGTTCACCACCCGGGGCAGCCGGTTCAGGGCCTCAAGCTGTGGGGTGGACAACAGGTGATAGGCAGCTGGTCCTCAGTGTCGGCCACTGAGGCTGGAGCCATGTTAACCTGGGTGTGCCATCTcacgctgtgtgaccttgggcaagtcacctaacCTATTTCTCATCTGTAGGATGGGGGGATAAGAGAGCTCCCCTCATTGGGTCAAGAGGATAAATGACGTGATCCTGCCAAGGATTTAGGACAATGCTTAGCTCATAGTGTCCTCCTATGTATTAGCTTTTTGCTTTGGGTTGTGGGAGGTTGTTTGCAATGTCCAGTGTTCCAGGCAGTTCCTCGAGCTGGTAAAGGCTAACAGCTGGGCCCTGAGGGAACACAGTGCCTCTGCATTGAGGGCAGGTGCGCCCCAGAGACCTGTCCCAGACCCCCTTCACAGGGAGGAGGGGCCAAGGTTGCCCTGTGCTTACAGCAGGGCGGAGGATGGCCCTGGTACATGCCCACCCTGGTGGCCCATCCTAACCGTAAGTGCTGATTGAGCTGTGTCATGCACCTGGAGCTGTAAGCACCGAGGAGCACCCCTGCCCCtcgccccctcccacccccccaccccccgccccagcctACATAGCAGTCCATTTTCCCAAGTTCcctgaggggagggaagggaggaactTGAGATGCCCCAGGCTCTGGGAAGGCCCAGAGGGAGCCAGATGGCATCTAACCAAGGCCTGGAAGGTTGCAGGAAGGTCAATGGCAGGGGACCAGCGCAGACATGGGACCACTGGTGCTGGATCTACTGCCTGCGTGTGCGGTGGTGGGGCAGGCGGTCATAGAGCTGTGGGTGGGTCTTTGAGCAAACCAGCAGGCAGAACAGACCCCTGGGTGTCCCCTGAACTCGATCTTCACAATCCCACCTCCCCCACCATCCTGGGTGTGCAGGCCAGTGTGAGGAAGACCCTTGGAGGCAGCTAGGTCTATACATCAAAGGAGGGATGTGGGCTGAGGGAAGCATATGCGGACTCCAGATTATGGAGGCCCAACGCAGCTTGAGCTTCCAGAAGAGGTGCTGCCCAAGGCCACAGCCAACTCCACACAGGCCTGGGATTGTCATAGGGCTCTGTGCATGGGAGAGACAATAGCCTCAGAGAGGAGGGCAGAGGAGCAGAGGCAGTGGCTGCTCCCGGGGCAGGGCTTGGCTCACCTCCAGCCGGGTGCTCCTACTGTGGAGCTGAGGACAGGTGTCCTGCCCTCCCTGGGCTGAGGTCCCTCCAGGCAGCTGCCCTCTAGTCTCCCAACCTGGGACCTCCTTGAACCCCTCCTCTGCCCCTGGCTGCACAGGTGACCTTGGGTTTTTCCATGTCCCTTGGGCAGATGAATTCTGATCAGAGCTTAGTACCCAAACAAAGCCAGTCCGTCCTGACAAATAGGACTTTCAGCCAGCAAAGAGAATTCTGATTTTCAGGTTGTGTTCCTCAGTCCTCAGATGAGGATCTGTGTTCCTCTCTGACTTTATTTCCTAAGTGTCTTCACAGACTTCATGGACAAGGGTCTTATGTAAGGAGCACAGAGTAGGAAGTCGGAGGAGTTGCAGGTCTCCTCGAGACGTGGGAACAGAGAAAACATGGGCCTGGCCAATGATGTAAGGGGTGTGATGCACCAGACAATGTGGAAATGTGGCTTGTGCTGTCCACCCAGAGACCTGGGCTGGACAAAGTGGCACAGTGGAGGGCACAGAAGTGGCCTGAACAGATGATGGCAGGGTTGAAGAGAACACTCAGGACCGTGCATAAATATGGCCTAAGCCAACAATGTTGGTGACCCTCAAAAAACATGATGGCCCCTGGTGTGGCCCTGTAGCTCTTCTCCTCCGACATCCACCGGGCAAGTACCCCTCCCCCTCAGCAGCCTCCCCTCTGCTCAGGTTAGACCAGGCCCTGACCCAGACCCTCCCAACAAGACCCGATCAAGCTGTCTTCACATTTGTCCCCTTCACCTGGCTGGCCCCACCCACTGGCCACTTACTCCTCCCATGGCCTGACCTTACCTCAGAGGCGCCACGTGGCCACAGGGGTGTCATCTCCTGAAACGACCTCAAAGGACAAATCATCTCACCCCCTCTCTGCCCCCAAGTTCTGCTCAAATGCCCAAGTGCGGTTGCTCCCAAAGCAACCCAACACCTGACAAGCGGAAAAGCACTGTCTCATGAAGCTACGGGACCTCAGCAGTGTCCTTCAGCAGACGGGCTAGGGCGTCTGAAGCTCTTCACGCAGAGGAGCACTCCCGgaggcccacccccaccccgtgcGGATACCCTGCCGAGCCTCCTCCTCTCGGGGCCCGGGAGGCGCCCCAGAGCTGTAATGGGGGGAACGTAAACAAAATGCCCGCGATCGTGATCTGGGGGGTTATCTTGCGAGTCTGACCAGGTTTCGGGTGAGGTGTGCCGGCCAGAGCGATGGGGATGGTCGCCTCTGGTAAGGGATGGAGCTCATGGTCACTCGTTTGCGCCCTGGGGTGGGTGCCTGG
It encodes:
- the SLC25A1 gene encoding tricarboxylate transport protein, mitochondrial codes for the protein MAVPPISRNPRILAAAAPAPGKAKLTHPGKAILAGGLAGGIEICITFPTEYVKTQLQLDERSHPPRYRGIGDCVHQTVRNHGVLGLYRGLSSLLYGSIPKAAVRFGMFEFLSNHMRDSQGRLDSTRGLLCGLGAGVAEAVVVVCPMETIKVKFIHDQTSPKPKYKGFFHGVREIVREQGLKGTYQGLTATVLKQGSNQAIRFFVMTSLRNWYRGDNPNKPMNPLVTGVFGAIAGAASVFGNTPLDVIKTRMQGLEAHKYRNTWDCGLQILRNEGLKAFYKGTVPRLGRVCLDVAIVFVIYDEVVKLLNKVWKTD